Proteins from one Acanthopagrus latus isolate v.2019 chromosome 18, fAcaLat1.1, whole genome shotgun sequence genomic window:
- the il12ba gene encoding interleukin 12Ba, with protein sequence MWGNSSAKCQIITHLKGRSQAQASPFIGDTSAKMKLFIFSIVCVLLQVTRQNPISHWPLLPHILVVEVDGTKGQLPLSCLETPEELTRRDSKSQDILWMKNGEETAQRGNSYVVELEESLGGANYTCHSEDRSLLNHTVVLIKEDDTKRGKILVKADQEDYLKCSAQNYEGAFHCTWTWHRHRVGKVAFIKARRFSDDIDTECSVDTSGRNWACSSGQSNFFCTVDDSGNRILCTDMQHCPYAEESEPILITVYVKTEHFLVENYSKQFFLSDIVKPDKVKISKVNTTMIEWTYPSSWSSPFSYFPLTFQIALFNRPCKSCDNPCTDSKATKTLTVDFANICQFEVKRKTKAVCVRAKDAFCNSPWSEWTHFGLEKDKKSKHQRNRKRA encoded by the exons ATGTGGGGAAATTCGTCCGCGAAATGTCAGATCATCACTCACTTAAAAGGGCGCTCACAAGCGCAAGCCTCGCCATTTATCGGGGACACCAGTGCCAAG AtgaagttatttattttcagcatcGTCTGTGTGCTTCTACAAGTCACTCGCCAAAATCCCATCAGCCACTGGCCTCTGCTACCTCACA TTTTGGTTGTGGAGGTGGACGGCACTAAGGGCCAGCTGCCCCTGAGCTGTCTGGAGACACCAGAGGAGCTTACGAGGAGAGACAGCAAGAGTCAGGATATTTTATGGATGAAGAACGGAGAGGAGACAGCTCAGAGAGGAAACTCGTACgtggtggagctggaggagagcttAGGAGGGGCCAACTACACCTGCCACAGCGAGGACAGATCACTCCTCAATCACACCGTGGTTCTGATCAAAGAGGACGACACTAAGAGGGGGAAGATTCTTGTGAAGGCTGACCAAG AAGACTATTTGAAGTGCTCGGCTCAAAATTACGAGGGAGCGTTCCACTGCACTTGGACCTGGCACCGCCATCGCGTTGGCAAAGTAGCATTCATCAAAGCTCGACG gttttctgACGACATTGACACTGAGTGTTCTGTAGACACCAGCGGTCGGAATTGGGCATGCTCCTCAGGTCAGAGCAATTTTTTCTGTACGGTGGACGACAGCGGTAACAGGATCTTGTGCACGGACATGCAGCACTGCCCCTACGCTGAGGAGAGCGAGCCGATCCTCATCACTGTCTATGTGAAGACGGAGCACTTCCTGGTGGAGAACTACTCCAAACAATTTTTCCTGTCAGATATAG TGAAACCTGACAAGGTGAAGATCAGTAAAGTCAACACTACAATGATAGAGTGGACTTACCCAAGCTCCTGGAGCAGTCCCTTCTCCTACTTCCCTCTCACTTTCCAGATTGCTCTGTTCAATCGGCCGTGTAAAAGCTGCGATAACCCATGCACTGACTCGAAGGCCACAAAG acCTTGACAGTCGACTTTGCAAACATTTGTCAGTTTGAAGTCAAGCGCAAGACTAAGGCCGTCTGTGTCCGAGCTAAGGACGCTTTCTGCAACTCACCATGGAGCGAGTGGACCCACTTTGG ATTggagaaggacaagaagagCAAACATCAGCGAAACAGAAAAAGAGcgtga